A genomic region of Streptomyces sp. R33 contains the following coding sequences:
- a CDS encoding MAB_1171c family putative transporter, whose protein sequence is MNSLRYPLGALVCWLAFARTLPPVLRRGREPALVALCASFGCQGMYLAMSTPAHLTGKLFGTVTWYNVSVQMWIIAAIACQQVLLIHWLHPREEARVRARRRLALLACVPLAMAVLFELALLHGHPRNNFVHPREQPYFVAYQVVYLTAFALGKAVVAKACWFYARLTEDVWVRRGLRTAAVGACLDLVYSLGRFADVFLVHRGWDPSAWANVTRTCLTVGLTLNTIGWTAPLWGPRVQAVQAWWADYRRFRRLRPLWYALYRAHPETSLQPAPRSDLFALWDLRFRLHRRVIEIRDGCLALGGQVSPALAPAPGPDGSEEERARWEAARIAAALAARPGHDGSEDRADDAVPVPVMSPDDLDFSADVRWLVQVSQAFALSPGAAAAAGARTEPGRTTAAP, encoded by the coding sequence GTGAACAGTCTCCGCTACCCGCTGGGCGCGCTGGTCTGCTGGCTGGCGTTCGCCCGTACCCTCCCGCCGGTCCTGCGGCGCGGACGGGAACCGGCGCTCGTCGCCCTGTGCGCGTCGTTCGGCTGCCAGGGCATGTACCTCGCCATGTCCACCCCCGCCCACCTGACCGGAAAGCTCTTCGGCACGGTCACCTGGTACAACGTGTCCGTCCAGATGTGGATCATCGCGGCGATCGCCTGCCAGCAGGTGCTGCTCATCCACTGGCTGCACCCGAGGGAAGAGGCGCGCGTCCGCGCGCGCCGCCGGCTGGCCCTGCTGGCCTGCGTGCCGTTGGCGATGGCCGTCCTGTTCGAGCTCGCCCTGCTGCACGGGCACCCCCGGAACAATTTCGTACACCCGCGGGAACAGCCGTACTTCGTGGCCTACCAGGTCGTCTACCTCACGGCCTTCGCCCTCGGGAAGGCCGTGGTGGCGAAGGCGTGCTGGTTCTACGCCCGGCTGACCGAGGACGTCTGGGTACGGCGCGGACTGCGGACCGCGGCGGTCGGTGCGTGCCTCGACCTCGTCTACTCCCTGGGGCGGTTCGCCGACGTGTTCCTCGTGCACCGCGGATGGGACCCGTCCGCCTGGGCGAACGTCACCCGGACCTGCCTGACGGTGGGGCTGACCCTGAACACCATCGGATGGACGGCGCCGTTGTGGGGCCCGCGGGTGCAGGCGGTACAGGCCTGGTGGGCCGACTACCGCCGCTTCCGCCGGCTGCGCCCGCTCTGGTACGCCCTGTACCGGGCCCATCCCGAGACGTCCCTGCAGCCCGCTCCCCGCAGCGACCTGTTCGCCCTCTGGGACCTGCGATTCCGCCTGCACCGGCGGGTGATCGAGATCAGGGACGGCTGCCTGGCCCTGGGCGGGCAGGTCTCCCCCGCACTGGCTCCCGCTCCGGGGCCCGACGGGAGCGAGGAGGAGCGGGCGCGGTGGGAGGCGGCGCGCATCGCGGCCGCCCTCGCGGCGCGGCCCGGGCACGACGGGAGCGAGGACCGGGCGGACGACGCCGTACCCGTGCCGGTGATGAGCCCGGACGACCTGGACTTCTCCGCCGATGTGCGGTGGCTGGTCCAGGTCTCCCAGGCCTTCGCCCTCTCGCCCGGCGCGGCCGCCGCAGCCGGCGCGCGGACGGAGCCCGGCCGTACGACGGCCGCCCCGTGA
- a CDS encoding toxin produces MRFLQRHRRRSDLQALRRESRQRLASFGLPGSYDLMTLCDHLSGSRGRPIHLLPMPLDASGPCGLWLAFSDADYVVYEQHTSRHHQEHIIAHELAHMLCGHRSGAADSPAVATLFPDLDPSLVQDLLCRDNYSDTQEREAEVMAFLLGEGLRSQPGTAAAEADGVLGRIQGSLDWRRRDRT; encoded by the coding sequence ATGCGATTCCTGCAGCGACACCGGCGCCGCTCCGACCTCCAGGCACTGCGCCGCGAGAGCCGGCAGCGCCTGGCCTCCTTCGGACTGCCCGGGTCCTACGACCTCATGACCCTGTGCGACCACCTCAGCGGCTCCCGGGGCCGGCCCATCCACCTCCTGCCCATGCCCCTGGACGCGTCCGGTCCGTGCGGGCTGTGGCTGGCCTTCTCGGACGCCGACTACGTCGTCTACGAGCAGCACACCAGCCGGCACCACCAGGAGCACATCATCGCCCACGAGCTGGCGCACATGCTGTGCGGCCACCGCAGCGGCGCCGCCGACTCGCCGGCCGTCGCCACGCTCTTCCCGGACCTCGACCCCTCGCTGGTACAGGACCTGCTGTGCCGGGACAACTACTCCGACACCCAGGAGCGGGAGGCGGAGGTGATGGCTTTCCTCCTCGGTGAAGGCCTGCGCTCGCAGCCCGGAACCGCCGCCGCCGAGGCGGACGGGGTGCTCGGCCGCATCCAGGGCTCCCTCGACTGGCGCCGCCGGGACCGGACGTGA
- a CDS encoding SMP-30/gluconolactonase/LRE family protein: MSVEVVLRAVAAFAECPTWDTADGTLLWVDMNRSEVHRLRPSDGADTVLRFEQPVAAAKPRAGGGLVLSMRDGVAACEPDGSLRPLADWSAEGVRGNDAGVDARGRLWVGTMAGPSAPGWLGRVSLQGVTHRALSGTRLSNGIAWSPDGRRMYFVDTPTCRIDVLDYDLSTGEASSARPFAELTGTAGVPDGLCVDTDGGVWVALFRGGAVRRYTPRGTLDREIRFPAALTTACGFGGTDLTDLYVTTARRAPEHDEPLAGSVFVVPGAGQGLPPTAFAG, from the coding sequence GTGAGCGTGGAGGTGGTGCTGCGCGCGGTGGCCGCCTTCGCCGAGTGCCCGACCTGGGACACGGCCGACGGAACGCTGCTGTGGGTCGACATGAACCGCAGCGAGGTGCACCGGTTGCGCCCCTCGGACGGCGCCGACACGGTCCTCCGCTTCGAACAGCCCGTCGCCGCCGCCAAACCCCGGGCCGGCGGCGGCCTGGTACTCAGCATGCGCGACGGGGTGGCGGCGTGCGAGCCTGACGGTTCGCTGCGCCCGCTCGCCGACTGGTCGGCCGAAGGGGTACGGGGCAACGACGCCGGCGTCGATGCGCGCGGCCGCCTCTGGGTCGGCACCATGGCGGGGCCGTCCGCTCCGGGCTGGCTGGGCCGGGTCTCCCTCCAGGGCGTGACGCACCGGGCCCTCTCGGGCACCCGCCTGAGCAACGGCATCGCCTGGAGCCCGGACGGCCGGCGGATGTACTTCGTCGACACCCCCACGTGCCGCATCGACGTGCTCGACTACGACCTGTCCACGGGGGAGGCCTCCAGCGCGCGTCCGTTCGCCGAACTGACCGGCACGGCAGGCGTGCCCGACGGGCTGTGCGTCGACACCGACGGCGGCGTGTGGGTGGCCCTCTTCCGCGGCGGCGCGGTCCGCCGCTACACGCCCCGGGGCACGCTCGACCGGGAGATCCGTTTCCCCGCCGCGCTCACCACGGCGTGCGGCTTCGGCGGGACGGACCTGACCGACCTCTACGTCACCACGGCGCGGCGTGCGCCCGAACACGACGAACCGCTCGCAGGCAGCGTCTTCGTCGTGCCCGGTGCCGGCCAGGGGCTTCCGCCCACGGCGTTCGCCGGCTGA
- a CDS encoding DUF1611 domain-containing protein yields the protein MLLSEFSQLPLPAVLFADGVFAHPEGKTVQGVIRHSTVLRPVAVVDRSHPHPTSASVLPGTDIPVVGSVAEAMKYGPEALVVALTESDFGESLDGKFLHTPRDPGDLPDLWWDEIRTAVRGGLHVISCLHVQLLETELAGMLSEGQRIVDVRRPHDVLPKYSGRVARRRAKLIHVAGSDCVVGKRTTALQIHREALSRKIDSGYVGTGQTCLLAGCTEGAIIDRTPVFQAAGLVEHLVQQADARHDLLIIKGQASVMHPAFGGLASAILQGSQPDAVVFAHDAERASRYHWDHLPLADLETEIRTVEALGRAPVVAIATRGRDSVRRLRHLGLPVADVLDGDGAAVLLDAAEAVWSGPQGADRAGAVR from the coding sequence GTGCTTCTTTCAGAGTTTTCGCAATTACCGCTCCCTGCCGTTCTGTTCGCCGACGGAGTATTCGCCCATCCCGAGGGGAAGACCGTCCAGGGGGTGATCCGGCACAGTACGGTGCTCCGCCCCGTGGCGGTCGTCGACCGCTCCCACCCCCACCCGACCTCGGCATCCGTACTGCCGGGTACCGACATCCCGGTCGTCGGGTCGGTCGCCGAGGCCATGAAATACGGCCCCGAGGCGCTGGTGGTGGCGCTGACCGAGTCCGATTTCGGTGAGTCGCTGGACGGCAAGTTCCTGCACACGCCGAGAGATCCCGGCGACCTGCCGGACCTCTGGTGGGACGAGATACGCACCGCTGTTCGCGGTGGCCTCCACGTCATTTCCTGTCTCCATGTGCAGCTGCTCGAAACGGAACTTGCCGGGATGCTCTCGGAAGGGCAGCGCATTGTCGACGTGAGGCGTCCGCACGACGTGCTGCCCAAGTATTCCGGACGGGTCGCCCGGAGACGCGCCAAACTGATTCACGTCGCGGGCAGCGACTGTGTCGTCGGAAAGCGCACCACCGCTCTCCAGATACACCGGGAAGCCCTTTCCCGCAAGATCGACTCCGGCTATGTGGGAACCGGTCAGACCTGCCTGCTCGCCGGATGCACCGAAGGCGCGATCATCGACCGGACACCGGTCTTCCAGGCGGCCGGTCTCGTCGAGCATCTGGTCCAGCAGGCGGACGCCCGCCACGATCTGCTGATCATCAAGGGCCAGGCGTCCGTCATGCACCCGGCGTTCGGCGGTCTGGCGAGCGCGATCCTCCAGGGTTCACAGCCCGACGCGGTCGTGTTCGCGCACGACGCCGAGCGCGCGTCGCGCTACCACTGGGACCATCTGCCCCTGGCCGACCTGGAGACGGAGATCCGCACGGTGGAAGCCCTCGGCCGCGCCCCCGTCGTGGCCATCGCCACCCGCGGCCGGGACAGCGTGCGCCGGCTCCGCCATCTGGGACTCCCCGTCGCCGACGTCCTCGACGGTGACGGTGCGGCGGTCCTGCTGGACGCGGCCGAGGCCGTGTGGTCCGGTCCCCAGGGCGCCGACAGGGCGGGGGCGGTGCGGTGA
- a CDS encoding helix-turn-helix domain-containing protein, with the protein MPPLADKVDKLFRTIRTNGREYTYEEVARGCSELSGGTFSKTYVWQLRTGQRDNPTKRHLEALAAFFRVPAAYFFDDDTAERVDAQLAIASAMGNAEVRDIALRAMSMDDSGRKHLARIIREVSLLHSAASSRGQAGRGDATTEDPEGRDTGGTAGAGE; encoded by the coding sequence ATGCCCCCCTTGGCCGACAAGGTCGACAAACTCTTCAGGACCATCCGCACCAACGGCCGGGAGTACACGTACGAGGAGGTCGCGCGCGGCTGCAGCGAACTGAGCGGCGGCACGTTCTCCAAGACGTACGTCTGGCAGCTGCGCACCGGACAGCGCGACAACCCCACCAAGCGGCATCTGGAGGCGCTGGCGGCGTTCTTCCGCGTGCCTGCCGCGTACTTCTTCGACGACGACACCGCCGAGCGGGTCGACGCACAGCTCGCCATCGCCTCGGCCATGGGCAACGCCGAGGTCCGTGACATCGCGCTGCGGGCCATGAGCATGGACGACTCCGGCCGCAAGCACCTGGCCCGCATCATCCGCGAGGTCAGTCTGCTGCACTCCGCGGCTTCCTCCCGCGGACAGGCGGGCCGCGGCGACGCGACCACGGAAGACCCGGAGGGCAGAGACACCGGCGGCACGGCGGGTGCCGGGGAATAG